The following coding sequences are from one Salvia hispanica cultivar TCC Black 2014 chromosome 3, UniMelb_Shisp_WGS_1.0, whole genome shotgun sequence window:
- the LOC125210629 gene encoding protein WHAT'S THIS FACTOR 9, mitochondrial-like isoform X1, with protein sequence MKCEVLQLSATARRHLHLRTFINARIKWVRDPYLDAAVEREKNLKSLHSLKNLILSHPSQSLPLSAISPLKPHLSLPTTADKFIQSYPFIFKIFLPPNKTNPFPHVKLTPKALSIHCDELLHLNMSRYRLDLAQRLAKLLMIARGGRLPLHLIDTLTFDLGLPHDYLLTLLPEFPDYFQICDLGFRDSNGEIVFGLGLLNWRDDLALSEMEKRRDCDLNGMQIKYSMNLPKGFDLQKRVEDWVEQQWQHLPYISPYENAFHLSPNSDHAERWMVGVIHELLSLMVTKKTERENVFRFGEFLGIGRVRVKKALVHFPGIFYVSNKIRTQTVVLREAYRKKLMTEKHPLMAIRNRYISLMELVLRRGRPVRGAAVRRRERGRTCLRVVSNKKEDWNRWRRSDDDDD encoded by the coding sequence ATGAAGTGCGAGGTCCTCCAGTTGAGCGCCACCGCTCGCCGCCATCTCCACCTCCGCACCTTCATAAACGCTAGAATCAAATGGGTCCGCGATCCGTATCTCGACGCAGccgtagagagagaaaaaaaccTCAAATCCTTACACTCACTGAAAAACCTCATCCTCTCTCACCCATCCCAATCCCTACCCCTCTCCGCCATCTCCCCTCTCAAACCCCACCTCTCCCTCCCCACCACCGCCGACAAATTCATTCAGTCCTATCCCTTCATCTTCAAAATCTTTCTCCCGCCAAATAAAACCAATCCCTTCCCCCACGTCAAGCTCACCCCCAAAGCCCTCTCCATCCACTGCGACGAGCTGCTGCACCTCAACATGTCGCGCTACCGCCTCGACCTCGCCCAGAGACTCGCCAAGCTCCTCATGATCGCGCGAGGCGGAAGGCTTCCGCTTCACTTAATCGATACGCTGACCTTCGATTTAGGATTGCCTCATGATTATCTACTCACATTGTTGCCTGAATTCCCTGATTATTTCCAGATCTGcgatttagggtttagggatTCGAATGGGGAAATCGTCTTCGGATTGGGGCTCCTCAACTGGAGAGACGATTTAGCCCTttctgaaatggaaaagaggCGGGATTGTGATTTGAATGGAATGCAGATCAAGTATTCGATGAATTTACCGAAAGGATTTGATTTGCAGAAAAGAGTGGAGGACTGGGTGGAGCAACAATGGCAGCATTTACCCTACATTTCGCCGTACGAGAACGCGTTCCATCTGTCTCCGAACAGCGATCACGCGGAGAGATGGATGGTAGGCGTGATCCACGAGCTCCTGAGCTTGATGGTGACGAAGAAGACGGAGAGGGAAAATGTGTTCCGATTTGGGGAATTTCTAGGGATTGGGCGGGTGCGGGTGAAGAAGGCGCTGGTTCATTTTCCGGGGATCTTCTACGTGTCGAATAAGATCCGAACACAGACGGTGGTGTTGAGGGAGGCATATAGGAAGAAGCTGATGACGGAGAAGCATCCGTTGATGGCGATCAGGAATAGGTATATAAGTCTAATGGAGTTGGTTTTGAGAAGGGGAAGGCCGGTTAGAGGAGCAGCTGTTCGtcggagagagagagggagaactTGCTTGAGAGTTGTCAGCAATAAGAAGGAGGATTGGAATCGATGGAGGAGAagcgatgatgatgatgattga
- the LOC125210629 gene encoding uncharacterized protein LOC125210629 isoform X2, giving the protein MASKILIIVVFIFDVIAFGLAVAAEQRRSIGTMRSDSEDEYKYCVYSSDVATGYGVGALLLLMASQVIIMAASRCFCCGNPLKPGGSRACALLLFIFCWITFLIAEACLLAGSVRNAKHTKYRRFFFNNEPSCETVRKGVFAAGAAFTFFTAIVSEFYYLSYSKSRGSFRAHGGYTGVSMAAFK; this is encoded by the exons ATGGCTTCCAAGATCTTAATTATCGTTGTCTTTATTTTCGATGTTATAGCTTTTGGTTTGGCAGTTGCTGCTGAGCAGAGAAGAAGCATT GGCACAATGAGGAGTGATAGTGAGGATGAATACAAATACTGTGTTTACAGCTCAGATGTTGCAACTGGTTATGGTGTTGGTGCACTTCTATTACTGATGGCAAGCCAAGTGATTATAATGGCTGCAAGTAGATGCTTCTGCTGTGGGAATCCATTGAAACCCGGAGGTTCAAGGGCTTGtgctcttcttcttttcattttctgctG GATTACATTTCTGATTGCTGAGGCTTGCCTTCTTGCTGGTTCTGTGAGGAATGCTAAACACACCAAGTACAGGAGATTCTTCTTCAATAATGAGCCCTCTTGCGAGACTGTGAGGAAGGGAGTTTTCGCTGCAGGAGCGGCTTTCACTTTTTTCACTGCCATCGTCTCTGAATTTTACTATCTCAGTTATTCCAAGTCCCGGGGAAGTTTCAGGGCTCATGGAGGATACACCGGAGTCAGCATGGCAGCCTTTAAGTGA
- the LOC125212045 gene encoding uncharacterized protein LOC125212045, which yields MASKILLILVFIFDLIAFGLAVAAEQRRSTATTTSDGEDNYRYCVYSSDIATGYGVGAFLLLMASQVIIMAASRCFCCGNPLKPGGSRACALLLFIFCWVTFLIAEACLLAGSVRNAYHTKYRRFFFDNEPSCETVRKGVFAAGAAFTLFTAIVSEFYYVSYSKSRGGHGGDAAIGMAAFK from the exons ATGGCTTCCAAGATCTTACTCATTCTTGTCTTTATTTTCGATCTTATTGCTTTTGGTTTGGCCGTTGCTGCTGAGCAGAGAAGAAGCACC GCAACAACGACGAGTGATGGTGAGGATAACTACAGATACTGTGTTTACAGCTCAGACATTGCAACTGGTTATGGTGTTGGTGCATTTCTATTACTGATGGCAAGCCAAGTGATTATAATGGCTGCAAGTAGATGCTTCTGCTGTGGGAATCCATTGAAACCCGGAGGCTCGAGGGCTTGtgctcttcttcttttcatcTTCTGCTG GGTTACATTTCTGATTGCTGAGGCTTGCCTTCTTGCTGGTTCCGTGAGAAATGCTTACCACACCAAGTACAGGAGATTCTTCTTCGATAATGAGCCCTCTTGCGAGACTGTGAGGAAGGGAGTTTTCGCTGCAGGAGCGGCTTTCACTCTATTCACCGCCATCGTCTCTGAATTTTACTATGTTAGTTATTCCAAGTCAAGGGGAGGTCACGGAGGAGACGCTGCAATCGGCATGGCAGCCTTTAAGTGA
- the LOC125209547 gene encoding uncharacterized protein LOC125209547 encodes MTSSRAGGSGGDASDSDNELDLAVQEAIDRLLRQRQQRRQQAAAALTTRLWIWHAYIGVAESNNDLNVLQSSPLFNDQCNGVGPAIGFVADDNQHNMGYYLADGIYPNWPVFVKMVKHAVGQKKSYFATRQEAVRKDVERAFGVLQSRWGMWTNEDDTGAGPSHGVATANVGMGVPHGEVERLRAFADMRLRDAHIRLQEDIVEEVWTRRGGR; translated from the exons ATGACGAGTAGTCGTGCGGGTGGTAGTGGCGGAGAcgctagtgatagtgataaTGAATTGGATCTCGCTGTGCAAGAGGCGATTGATCGATTGCTCCGGCAGAGGCAGCAACGGCGGCagcaggcggcggcggcg CTGACTACCCGGCTGTGGATATGGCATGCTTATATTGGAGTCGCCgagtcgaacaacgacctcaacgtcctccaGTCGTCGCCCCTGTTCAACGATCAGTGCAATGGCGTTGGTCCCGCCATCGGTTTCGTCGCCGACGACAACCAGCACAATatgggatactatttggcggatgggatatacccaaaCTGGCCCGTCTTTGTAAAGATGGTCAAGCATGCGGTCGGACAAAAGAAGTCCTACTTTGCGACCCGTCAGGAGGCAGTGCGCAAGGATGttgagcgcgcatttggtgtgctccagagtCGATGGGGGATG TGGACGAACGAAGATGATACGggtgccggtccaagccacggcgtggccaccGCGAATGTGGGCATGGGGGTACCTCATGGAGAGGTTGAGCGGTTGCGcgcatttgccgacatgcggcTAAGAGATGCCCATATTCGACTTCAGGAGGATATCGTCGAAGAGGTTTGGACGCGGAGGGGTGGACGTTGA